From Triticum dicoccoides isolate Atlit2015 ecotype Zavitan unplaced genomic scaffold, WEW_v2.0 scaffold103946, whole genome shotgun sequence, a single genomic window includes:
- the LOC119342755 gene encoding NAC domain containing protein 50-like, whose amino-acid sequence MACVTVPAATAEMDRAFSHLLPLPGFRFHPTDQELVNWFLKRKLLGLPIDFDFIPEVDVYKFEPDQLPDKSFSPSTGDPGAKVEWYFFAPRARKYPTGLRMARATEKGFWKSTGKDRPVIHNGIVVGMKKTLVFHIGKAPRGTRTNWVMHEYRLHPDHRIHDTYVLCRIFNKNTMTQSPDLLGGDDLDEEGMHLVANNADMDNEGFQPMSGGASASKEEIHPVFRNANTDKEGINPVSGNIVSDMDGIYPMSGGIVADMAGVHPVFGGAITHNEEIDPMSGGIYTDVDFSWMQLVPDDICYPNIELDTDDSCTQLINDYSW is encoded by the exons ATGGCGTGCGTGACAGTTCCGGCGGCCACGGCGGAGATGGACCGCGCCTTCTCTCATCTCCTGCCGCTGCCGGGCTTCCGCTTCCACCCCACCGACCAGGAGCTCGTCAATTGGTTCCTCAAGCGCAAGCTCCTCGGCCTCCCCATCGACTTCGACTTCATCCCGGAGGTGGACGTCTACAAGTTCGAGCCGGACCAACTACCAG ACAAATCATTTTCACCGAGCACGGGCGACCCAGGGGCTAAAGTTGAGTGGTACTTTTTTGCGCCGAGGGCCCGAAAGTACCCAACCGGCCTTCGCATGGCGCGGGCGACAGAAAAAGGGTTCTGGAAGTCAACAGGGAAGGACCGTCCAGTCATCCACAACGGCATCGTAGTCGGCATGAAGAAGACGCTTGTCTTTCATATTGGCAAAGCACCTAGGGGCACACggaccaactgggtcatgcacgagTACCGCCTCCATCCCGATCACCGTATCCAT GACACCTATGTGCTGTGTCGGATCTTCAACAAGAACACCATGACCCAATCACCAGACCTGCTCG GTGGTGACGATCTGGATGAGGAAGGGATGCATTTGGTGGCCAACAACGCTGACATGGACAACGAAGGGTTCCAGCCCATGTCCGGTGGTGCCAGTGCCAGCAAGGAAGAGATCCACCCCGTGTTCCGCAACGCCAACACGGACAAGGAAGGGATCAATCCCGTGTCAGGTAACATCGTTAGTGACATGGATGGGATCTATCCCATGTCAGGCGGCATCGTCGCCGACATGGCAGGGGTACATCCCGTGTTCGGCGGCGCTATCACACACAACGAAGAGATCGATCCGATGTCAGGAGGCATTTACACagatgtggatttttcttggatgcAGTTAGTGCCTGACGACATTTGCTACCCGAACATCGAACTAGATACGGATGACTCCTGTACGCAGCTCATCAACGACTACTCGTGGTAA